A DNA window from Pseudomonas resinovorans NBRC 106553 contains the following coding sequences:
- the ptrC gene encoding type III secretion system co-regulatory protein PtrC, producing the protein MSADPRISDNLYQVTHVTLDELRLHFETEVVVSLEDGSLAVRKTPTPAAERKALRELIRAEAA; encoded by the coding sequence ATGTCTGCCGACCCTCGTATCAGCGACAACCTCTATCAGGTCACGCACGTGACCCTGGACGAACTCCGCCTGCACTTCGAAACCGAGGTGGTGGTCAGCCTGGAAGACGGCAGCCTGGCCGTGCGCAAGACCCCTACTCCGGCGGCCGAGCGCAAGGCCCTGCGTGAGCTGATCCGCGCCGAGGCAGCCTGA
- a CDS encoding SDR family oxidoreductase, whose product MSNNISTKVVVITGASSGLGEATARHLASQGAKVVLGARRVERLRSLVDEIESAGGEALAIATDVTSAEQVAALIDGAVQRFGRVDVLVNNAGLMAIAPMDEVKVDEWSRMFDINVMGVLHGVAAALPLFRKQGGGHFINVASVAGIKVFSPGGTVYSATKFAVRAISEGLRHEVGGSIRTTVISPGAVDSELKHGSSHQESTQALGEFYKMAIPAESVARAIAYAIEQPADVDISEVVLRPTLQDF is encoded by the coding sequence ATGAGCAACAACATTTCCACCAAAGTCGTTGTCATCACCGGTGCCAGCAGCGGTCTGGGCGAAGCCACCGCCCGCCATCTGGCATCCCAGGGCGCCAAGGTCGTGCTCGGTGCGCGCCGGGTCGAGCGTCTGCGGAGCCTGGTCGATGAAATCGAATCCGCCGGCGGCGAAGCCCTGGCGATCGCCACTGACGTCACCTCCGCCGAGCAAGTGGCCGCGCTGATCGACGGCGCGGTACAACGCTTCGGTCGTGTCGACGTCCTGGTGAACAATGCCGGGCTGATGGCCATCGCGCCCATGGATGAGGTCAAGGTGGACGAATGGTCGCGCATGTTCGACATCAACGTCATGGGCGTACTCCATGGAGTCGCGGCGGCGCTGCCGTTGTTCCGCAAGCAGGGCGGCGGGCATTTCATCAACGTCGCTTCGGTAGCCGGGATCAAGGTGTTCAGCCCGGGCGGCACCGTCTACAGCGCCACCAAGTTCGCGGTGCGCGCCATCAGTGAAGGTCTGCGCCATGAAGTCGGCGGCTCGATCCGCACCACGGTGATCTCCCCTGGCGCCGTGGATTCGGAACTCAAGCACGGCAGCTCCCACCAGGAAAGCACCCAGGCCCTGGGTGAGTTCTACAAGATGGCCATACCGGCGGAATCCGTGGCGCGGGCCATCGCCTACGCCATCGAGCAGCCGGCCGACGTAGACATCAGCGAGGTGGTGTTGCGTCCCACGCTTCAGGACTTCTGA
- a CDS encoding LysR family transcriptional regulator yields the protein MFNRIELLRILCVAAETTSFREAATRLGASPQTVTRAIKDLEDQFGEPLFHRSTRHVQITAFGERLVSQAREALAGLDQLFHDHGSKREEELAGRIGITAARSIGRRYLLPVLAKIAQEHPRIHFDMRLSDHLTDSVEQQIDLGVRIGFIRDRRYIARAVAQIPLLVVGTPELLQRHGTPPTVEALHQVPTTALIDNNTGRVWPWMFSDGVQIQPANAAFCTDDQENELAAVLAGLGFGQLPSYLTDPHVRAGRLVPVLQDQAPPPWEMFIYRPQQGPVSPRVRLVHDLLVQHLSDPSFVPQA from the coding sequence ATGTTCAATCGCATCGAACTGCTGCGAATCCTGTGCGTTGCCGCCGAGACCACGAGCTTCCGAGAAGCCGCCACGCGCCTGGGCGCCTCGCCGCAAACGGTGACGCGCGCCATCAAGGACCTGGAGGATCAGTTCGGCGAGCCGCTGTTCCATCGCAGCACCCGCCATGTGCAGATCACCGCCTTCGGCGAACGCCTCGTCAGCCAGGCCCGCGAAGCCCTGGCGGGGCTGGATCAACTGTTCCACGACCATGGCAGCAAGCGAGAGGAAGAACTGGCCGGGCGCATCGGCATCACCGCGGCGCGATCGATAGGACGGCGCTACCTGCTTCCCGTGCTGGCGAAAATCGCCCAGGAACACCCGCGCATCCATTTCGACATGCGCCTGTCCGACCACCTCACCGACTCGGTGGAACAGCAGATCGATCTCGGCGTGCGCATCGGCTTCATCCGCGACCGACGCTACATCGCCCGTGCGGTGGCACAGATTCCGCTGCTGGTGGTGGGCACCCCGGAGCTGCTGCAACGCCATGGCACGCCACCAACGGTGGAGGCGTTGCACCAGGTCCCGACCACCGCCCTGATCGACAACAACACCGGCCGCGTCTGGCCCTGGATGTTCAGCGACGGAGTGCAGATCCAGCCGGCGAACGCGGCCTTCTGCACCGACGACCAGGAGAACGAATTGGCGGCTGTACTGGCGGGGCTCGGCTTCGGTCAGCTGCCTAGCTACCTGACCGACCCCCATGTGCGCGCGGGTCGCCTGGTGCCCGTATTGCAGGACCAGGCGCCACCGCCCTGGGAAATGTTCATCTACCGTCCCCAGCAAGGTCCGGTATCGCCCCGGGTACGATTGGTCCACGACCTGCTGGTGCAGCATCTGTCCGACCCGTCTTTCGTGCCCCAGGCCTGA